The genomic stretch AAAGGTTTCTTAAATAGCTAATAATTATTTGATTTATAGTTTCTTTTTCAATTGAAATATATCCTTGGATTGTATAAATATTATTTGATTCTAAATATCCTTTTAATTCTGAGCTTTTAATTAAAATTCCTTCGTCTGTTATTTTATTGTTAATTTCTAAATCAAATTTCTGAATTATATTATTTAAATTAATGTTAAACAAAAAATTATCTTTAATTAACTTTTCATAAGGAATATTTTGTAAATAAAGCTCATCTTTTAATTTATGAATTTGCACATTATAATATTCATAAGTTTTTAAATAACCAATTAAATAAAGTAAAAAACAAAAACATAAAATAATTAAAAATAGTATAAAAATGCTAACTCAATATTTTTTATAAAATTTCATCTAAATTTACCTCGCTATAATTTTCATCAAATACAAAGCGATTACTATGGCTAATTTCAACCACTAATTTTTTGTCTAAAAATTCCCCTAAAAGATTTTTTAAGTTACTGTAAACATAAAAACTTAAATTTTCAAAAACCTCATCAAAGATAATAACATCATAATCTCTTAAAAATAATTTTAAAATTTTCACAATAGCTAATTGACCTTTTGAAAGCCCATTGATATTATTATCTAAAAAATAATTTAGGTCTAAATTTACTGCATTTAAGGTATTAATAAAGCTACTTTTATTAAGTAAATTTAATAAACCATCTTGATCATTAATCATTAAAAAATCTTTAACTTTTAAATCTAAATCTGTTCGATCAGAATTTAAATATAAAATTTGTTCTTTTAATTGGTCATTATAAAATAAATAGGAAATTTTTTCGTTTACAAAAATTTCTCCTTTATTTAAGGGCAAAATCCCAGCTATTAATTTTGCAATTGTACTTTTTCCTTTTCCGTTTTTGCCTACTATATGAACTTTGTCTTTAAAAATTAAACGACCAATGTTTATAATTGCTTGTTTGCTCTGGTTGTATCTAAATTCAGCATAAGAAAGTTGCAATGATTTAATTGTTTCTTGAATTTTAGGAACAGGCAAGTAAATTTTTGGATTTTTATAAAAAATTTCAATTGTTTTAATTTTTTGCATATACTCTATATATGAGTCAAAATTATTAAAAAATCCTTTTAAAGGTCTAATAAATAAATTAATAGATGTTAAAAAATAAACAAAATTAACAAATTCCATTCGTTGGTTTCACACTTCTAAAACCCCTATCATACTAATAAATAAATGAAGCGAAATTTCAACAATATTATGAAATGAATTAATTTGGTTATTAGTAATTTCAAATTCTAAGATTTCATCTTTGAAATTTTTACAATCTTTATATCAATTAGTTAAAATTCTGCGGGTTAAAAAGTCTTCTTGATTTTCTTTTAATGCTTTAATAAAATTATCAGACTTAGTTTCTAAGTAATAAGAATTACTTTGAATTTTTAAAAACTTCTTTTCATATATTAACTTTTTCAGATAACTTATAATTAAAATTAAAATACCAAAGGCAAATAAGACTAACAATAAAACTAAGTTTATATTTCGTAATATAAGCAAGGAAACAACAAAACCAATACAATTAACAACAAAATTTGCTAAAAATACTTCTTGGATATTTAAAACATAAAATAAATTACCTAAACGGTTTTTTATCTCAATATTAGGCATATTATTTAACAAACAATAGTTTTCTTTTTGAAATTTACTTAAAATTTCAAAAAGTTGTTTATAAGAATATTTATAATAATAAGACCGTGTAATTTGATAACTTAAAGTTTGTATCAAATAAATAAATAAAAAACTAATTAAGATTAAAATAGCAATAAAAATTAGTTCGTCTTTTAGTTTGTAGGGAATAATAATATTTAAGATTCGTTTATTAACTCAAGGAATTAAGATATAAAGACCTAATTCAAATAATAAAACAATTAATAAAATAATCTTATTTTTTGTTATTTGAAATAATCCAAAAATTGTTTGATTTTTACTTATATCTTCTTTTAATGTTTGTTCTTGTTTTTGTCCAACAACTTTATCTTGTTTTATAAATTCAATATAAATGTTTTTGCTAAATTTACTAAATTCTTTAAAACTAACTTGCACTTTTTGACCAGTACCTGGGTCATAGTAAGTTATCTTATGTTTACCTTTTTTTAAAATTAAAACCATGTGGCTATAATTTCCGGTACTAATAATAGCACCAAAAGGCAACTCACTACTGTCAAGGCTGCTAATTTGATCTACAGGTGCATTATAAGCATTAATATAATATCCAAATTCTTTGAGCAATGAATTGTAATCTTCTAAACTAATACCTTCTTGGTTATAATTAGCTTTAAATTTTAATTCTTCAAGAGGAATATCTTGATATTTTTTTATACTTAAATATTCCCTAAAAACATATAAAGAGCAATCTCATGGTGAGATTTGTTTTTTGTTTTGCAACATATATTTTTAAATAAAAAAACCTTTAAAAAAGACAAATAAA from Mycoplasmopsis bovirhinis encodes the following:
- a CDS encoding MAG1140 family protein, with translation MKFYKKYWVSIFILFLIILCFCFLLYLIGYLKTYEYYNVQIHKLKDELYLQNIPYEKLIKDNFLFNINLNNIIQKFDLEINNKITDEGILIKSSELKGYLESNNIYTIQGYISIEKETINQIIISYLRNLLPI
- a CDS encoding Mbov_0121 family peptidase domain-containing ABC transporter; the encoded protein is MLQNKKQISPWDCSLYVFREYLSIKKYQDIPLEELKFKANYNQEGISLEDYNSLLKEFGYYINAYNAPVDQISSLDSSELPFGAIISTGNYSHMVLILKKGKHKITYYDPGTGQKVQVSFKEFSKFSKNIYIEFIKQDKVVGQKQEQTLKEDISKNQTIFGLFQITKNKIILLIVLLFELGLYILIPWVNKRILNIIIPYKLKDELIFIAILILISFLFIYLIQTLSYQITRSYYYKYSYKQLFEILSKFQKENYCLLNNMPNIEIKNRLGNLFYVLNIQEVFLANFVVNCIGFVVSLLILRNINLVLLLVLFAFGILILIISYLKKLIYEKKFLKIQSNSYYLETKSDNFIKALKENQEDFLTRRILTNWYKDCKNFKDEILEFEITNNQINSFHNIVEISLHLFISMIGVLEVWNQRMEFVNFVYFLTSINLFIRPLKGFFNNFDSYIEYMQKIKTIEIFYKNPKIYLPVPKIQETIKSLQLSYAEFRYNQSKQAIINIGRLIFKDKVHIVGKNGKGKSTIAKLIAGILPLNKGEIFVNEKISYLFYNDQLKEQILYLNSDRTDLDLKVKDFLMINDQDGLLNLLNKSSFINTLNAVNLDLNYFLDNNINGLSKGQLAIVKILKLFLRDYDVIIFDEVFENLSFYVYSNLKNLLGEFLDKKLVVEISHSNRFVFDENYSEVNLDEIL